In Streptococcus porcinus, the genomic window AGACTTTAATTTAGATAAACCAATTGCTATTCATTATACCGGAGATAAAGCCATTAAACCTTATAAGTATGACAAATCATATTATATTAAGAAATACGGCTCAGAAATCCACTATGGTGATAGTGATGAGGATGTTCATGCAGCAAGAGAAGCAGGTGCTAGACCCATTAGAATTTTAAGAGCACCTAATTCCACAAACTTACCATTGCCACAAGCTGGAGGATATGGGGAAGAAGTTTTAGAAAATTCGGCTTATTAATCATTTTATTACTGAAACTTTAGCAACTTTCCATCAGGCATATTTCGTAGTTTAAAAATGATAAGTTCATCCTTTATAAGCTCTTATAGCAATAAAGTTTCTACTCGGCAATATTTATGAAAGTGTATCAGCTTAAAAAGAGAAAAATAATCTCATTTAAAGATTCTTATCTTATTAAGTTTTGATAATGCTAACAAGGTCTTAGAATTCTATTTCTCAATTTAACAGGTTTCATCAATCATGTCATCTGTTCCTAATAGCATTGAGCGGAGCTCCAAATAGAGAGTAGTAGCTAGACAAAAGAAAAGCCGCCCTATCGGTCTAAGAGCGGCTTTTTGTCTTATTTAAGGAGTCTTAATTAGTCAAAGGATACTTGTTTTGGTGCAAGTTCATCAAAGAAGGCTTCAACATGAGCTTTTACTTTGTCTTCTGGTTGAGATTTGAATTTCTCTAAAAGTTCTGCATAATTTTCATCTGTAATCTCTAAATACAATTCCGCCTCGTCAACATCAACGTTTTTCTCTTTTAAAAGATCTAATAACTCTTGACGGCTGTTATCTTTTACGTCTGAACGAACTTCAGTGTTTACATTTCCAACTTGATCTGCGTTGACAATTTGAGTTGAAGCAGTAAGGCATGCTGCAGCTAATGCTAAAGCAGCGATTGTAGACATTGCAAATTTTTTGCAAATTAGTTTCATAAAAAAGTTTCCTCCATTTTCGGCTAGGTATACCGTTAATTTCTGTGACAGAAAACTATCACAAGTTTATTTTAATTCATAACTCTCTTTTTTGTCAAATTATTTTGTAATATATTTGATGCAAATTATTTTTAAATTAAAAATTTTTGACCTAAAATGAATGTTATGCTTGCGTCTGACCAAATTTTTCGAGTCTTCATTTTAACTTTAGAGACATAGTTAAGCTAATGTAAAGCAGATCTTACTTCTTTATCTAAAAATTATATGTAAAGGTATGAAAAGACAACAGACTGCCTACTAGCGTAAAAGCTGATATACAAACTAAGTGTTTTTAATGTAAACGTAAGGAAAGATAAGGTTATGTACTAGTAATGATAAATTTTTGACTTCTTATCGTTCCTTCTTTTGATAATGATATTTCTCCAAAATTACTTAGCTGGTCAAGTTATTTAGAATTATTCTAAATAACTTGACTTTTTTATTTAGAATTATTATAATTAAAGTGAGTTAAATAGTGAGAAAATTTCTAATCTGGAGGGAAGAGAAATGGCTTGGATTAAAGGGCATATTCGTTTAGTGGAAACACTTATTTGCCTGTTATTGATTTTAGTAGGTTTACTACTTTTAAGAAGGTATACTGGCTTAGCTTCAGTTTTTTTTATACTGGCTTTTTTGCTTGGTGGTTATGAATCTGCAAAAGAAGGTCTTCATGAGTTGTTTGTTAAGAAGCATTTGACTGTTGATATTTTAATGGTTTTAGCTGCAGTAGGTGCAGGTATTATCGGTTATTGGTTAGAAGGAGCTTTATTGATTTTCATTTTCTCCCTTTCCAATACCTTGGAAGAAATGGCTATGGAAAAAAGTAAACATGCTATTTCAGCATTGATGAATCTTACACCAGATACAGCACGCAGAATTCGAGATGATGGAAGCGTTGAAGAAGTTGAAACCAAAGCTTTAAAAGTTGGTGACAAATTGCAAGTACGAAAAGGTGAGTCCATTCCAATTGATGGTGAGTTACAAAGTAACTTTGGTCAATTTGATGAATCAATGATTACGGGTGAGTCTGTCACTGTTGAGAAAACTTATAAGGATTCCTTAATTGGGGGCACAATTAATGAAGGGCAAACTGTTGAAATGATAGTAACTGTAGAGAATGAGGACACTTTATTTGCTAAAATTGTCAATTTAGTAGAGTCTGCCCAAACTCAAAAAAGTCGCACAACAACTTTCATTGAAAGTCTAGAAAACCATTATGTTAAGGCTGTCCTTCTCTTAGTACCACTTTTTATCCTATTTTGTCACTTGATTCTTGCTTGGCCTTGGTTGGATTCTTTTTACCGAGGAATGGTTTTACTGACAGTAGCTTCTCCCTGTGCTTTGATAGCTTCCTCAACACCAGCAAGTCTATCAGCTATTAGCCGAGCTGCAAGAAAAGGTCTAGTCATCAAGGGTGGTGATATTGTTGATAAAATGGGTGATATTAAAGCAGTTGTTATGGACAAAACCGGAACCTTGACTCAAGGCAAACCTTCAGTAGTAGATAGCTATTATATTGGTGATAAATCAGAAATTGACACAATTGTGAAAGCAGCGGAGGAAATGTCCATCCATCCTATCTCACAGGCGTTATTGGATTACATTGGTGAAGGTATCCATCTTAGTCCTATTCAAGCAGAGGAAATTTCTGGTAAAGGTTTTATGGTGACAAGTAATGGTCAAGAATGGCGGATCGGAAAGAAATCTTTTATACTAGAAAGAGTAACTCACATTGAGCATATTGAGCCTGAAATTGACATGTTAGAGAGTCAAGGTAAAACCCTTATATTTGTTAGTAAAGAAGATGACTTAATGGCTTATTATGCCTTACTTGATGACATTAAGGAAGAGTCTCTAAAAGCGATTAAGATGCTGCATGCTTTAGATATTAAGACTGTCATGTTAACAGGTGATCAAGAAAGAACAGCCCATTATGTGGCTAAAAAATTGGGTATCGATGAAGTCGTTGCTAATTGTATGCCACAAGATAAAGTTGTTAACCTTGCTAAAATTAAAGAAAGGTATGGTTTTGTGGCTATGGTTGGCGATGGGATTAATGATGCGCCAGCTTTAGCTCAGGCAGATGTATCTTATGCTATTGGTTCAGGAACAGATATTGCAATGGAAAGTGCTGATAGTGTTATCATGGAAGATTTGACGAGAATTCCATTTTCAATCAAATTATCAAAAAAAATGAAAAGAATAGTGAAGCAGAATATTATTTTTGCTCTATCTGTTATTAGCCTACTGATCCTAGCGAATGTTTTCCAAGTTGTAAATTTACCATTAGGTGTCGTTGGTCATGAAGGATCTACGATTCTTGTTATCTTGAACGGTTTACGTTTATTGTCTTTTAAATAAATTAGGAAACTTGATTCTTACTTTGAAAGTGTTTATACTAGTACTAGGAGATTTGTATAGAAAGTAGACCACATGATAAAATTAGGAATCGAAGCTGTTATAATAGGATTAGCCATTTTTTCAATTGTAAAAGTCATTATTTTTATTGTCCTATCGGAGAAATTTTTACCCAAAAATAAAGTCAGAAAAAATAAAAAGAATCCTAAAACCTATTATTTGAAAAGAGGTAGTCAAAAAATTAGTTCTGCTGAAAAATATAAAAGAGATTATTTTAGATAAGAGAGTCTCTTAAGATAAGGGCGAGCATCTCACTTGAAGCTTGCCTTTTTCTCTACACCAACATGTTAGTATCCTGAAAAAAGGAGTTTATTATCCACTGTTTTTGAAACGTTTTCATGATTTACATCTTCTGTTTTCAATTTTATCTGGAATAGACTAGCTTTTTTACGCCATTTTTTGTAAAATAGATGTTGTAAAAAGGTGATAAACCTTAAATAAAAGGAGAATTAACTAATGGTTAAATTGGTTTTCGCTCGCCACGGTGAGTCAGAATGGAATAAAGCTAACCTTTTCACTGGTTGGGCTGATGTTGATCTTTCAGAAAAAGGAACGCAACAAGCTATTGATGCAGGTAGATTAATTAAAGAAGCTGGTATCGAATTTGATCTTGCCTTCACATCAGTTCTTAAACGTGCTATCAAAACAACTAATCTTGCTCTTGAATATTCAGACCAATTGTGGGTACCAACTGAAAAATCTTGGCGTTTAAACGAACGTCACTACGGTGGGTTAACTGGTAAAAACAAAGCAGAAGCTGCAGAACAATTTGGTGATGAGCAAGTCCACATCTGGCGTCGTTCATACGACGTATTGCCTCCAGATATGGCTAAAGATGATGAACATTCAGCACATACTGACCGTCGTTATTCACATTTAGATAACTCTGTTATTCCAGATGCTGAAAACTTAAAAGTAACCTTAGAACGTGCACTTCCTTTCTGGGAAGACAAAATTGCACCAGCTTTAGTAGACGGTAAAAATGTCTTCATCGGTGCTCACGGGAACTCCATCC contains:
- a CDS encoding heavy metal translocating P-type ATPase; the protein is MAWIKGHIRLVETLICLLLILVGLLLLRRYTGLASVFFILAFLLGGYESAKEGLHELFVKKHLTVDILMVLAAVGAGIIGYWLEGALLIFIFSLSNTLEEMAMEKSKHAISALMNLTPDTARRIRDDGSVEEVETKALKVGDKLQVRKGESIPIDGELQSNFGQFDESMITGESVTVEKTYKDSLIGGTINEGQTVEMIVTVENEDTLFAKIVNLVESAQTQKSRTTTFIESLENHYVKAVLLLVPLFILFCHLILAWPWLDSFYRGMVLLTVASPCALIASSTPASLSAISRAARKGLVIKGGDIVDKMGDIKAVVMDKTGTLTQGKPSVVDSYYIGDKSEIDTIVKAAEEMSIHPISQALLDYIGEGIHLSPIQAEEISGKGFMVTSNGQEWRIGKKSFILERVTHIEHIEPEIDMLESQGKTLIFVSKEDDLMAYYALLDDIKEESLKAIKMLHALDIKTVMLTGDQERTAHYVAKKLGIDEVVANCMPQDKVVNLAKIKERYGFVAMVGDGINDAPALAQADVSYAIGSGTDIAMESADSVIMEDLTRIPFSIKLSKKMKRIVKQNIIFALSVISLLILANVFQVVNLPLGVVGHEGSTILVILNGLRLLSFK
- a CDS encoding phosphoglycerate mutase; protein product: MVKLVFARHGESEWNKANLFTGWADVDLSEKGTQQAIDAGRLIKEAGIEFDLAFTSVLKRAIKTTNLALEYSDQLWVPTEKSWRLNERHYGGLTGKNKAEAAEQFGDEQVHIWRRSYDVLPPDMAKDDEHSAHTDRRYSHLDNSVIPDAENLKVTLERALPFWEDKIAPALVDGKNVFIGAHGNSIRALVKHIKQLNDDEIMDVEIPNFPPLVFEFDEKLNLTAEYYLGGQ